In Thermocrinis minervae, a single genomic region encodes these proteins:
- a CDS encoding DNA-directed RNA polymerase subunit beta, translating into MRRNIAPLRKYFGPSESVLSPPYLLFLPKESFENFIQFYKKPQERKNVGLEYVFRTSFPFKNPDEQIIIEYLGYEVGDWECKKCGYKSSTDKSFLAGYGVNCPKCGAKLIYREKHTPEECKVKGFTYSIPLRVLVRLRTKTKKGERVGEPVKISFGEIPLMTPTGSFIINGSERVVVNQLIRTPGVFFEEKDERQRESTVVRLLYRASIISDKGSRIEFEISSTSDILAARIDKKKLAGGTYILRAFGLETAYDILRYFYPQTKKLFVKGGSIFDATTGEEYSLDDLSNHYIFALLRYHASIESKKTEEEVIEERYIEDIGQLDRILKDERIKIDMLAIVPKEAVAQSKYGRIILETLIAETLKRDHTSQMVIESKYTLRDIALVDIYKKVRSIEPTVMDQESLIQRARSYFELYFRDLTRYDLSGVGRVKINAKVHKVPKVLKPTDIDLLNELPPLALDEDVDNYTKGTLLTREILEDIFKSRSEVKVKEHTEGESRLLQPIDLINIIKYLIDVRYGREKKDDVAHLGNRRVRAIGELLENQARIGIARMEKFFRDRCTTVNPDDPNLRPQDLLNPRYLTSTIYEFLKGGQLSQYLDNTNPLSSLTHKRRLSALGPGGLTRESAKFEIRDVHPSHYGRICPIETPEGQNIGLVTSLTVYARVNELGFITTPYRKVVNGKVTDQIEYLAAYEEENYVIAQYTPTDQEGRLLADRVYARYKNDIQIVKPDKVQYMDVSPKQVVSVSASLIPFLEHDDANRALMGSNMQRQAVPLIFTSSPIVGTGMESKVARDSEAVVVARRGGVVEEVDSSKIVIRVNPEEIDLNDPTDVGIDVYKLVKFERTNQNTCINQRPLVYRGQRVKAGELIADGQSTYKGELALGKDVLVAFMPWRGYNFEDAIVISERLVKDDVYTSIHIEELEVEVRETKLGAEEITRHIPGVHERFLAHLDEFGIVKIGTYVKPGDILVGKVTPQSEQQLTPEEKLLQAIFGEKARDVKDTSLRCPPGIEGTVVDVRIFIRNEGPKKSPLAELVEREEKEKLRKEMETKKRIIVEGRDQTVKELLLGKKLEKDVTIKRKTYKAGTVIDEKFLNDNLNHIITKPDNFFEDEKLVKLIEELRERTKIQVETIEAIYKEKIENVGKRTDLPSGVLALVKVYIAQKRKIKVGDKMAGRHGNKGVISVVLPVEDMPFLEDGTPVDIVLNPLGVPSRMNVGQILETHLGWAAKELGKKVGKLLEEARTREEITKYLMEIYSVGKGNAEELKKYLDDLSEEEFRELIKEYAERGIPMATPVFEGATEEDVKTLLKMAGLPEDGKTVLYDGLTGEPFDMKVTVGYMHMLKLIHMVDDKIHARSTGPYSLVTQQPLGGRAQFGGQRLGEMEVWALEAHGAAYTLQEMLTVKSDDIEGRTKVYDSIIKGKYHYTPGIPESFRVLVRELKALALNVVCENGEKKPCDQVEIEEEDKT; encoded by the coding sequence ATGAGGAGGAACATAGCGCCTTTAAGAAAGTATTTTGGCCCTAGTGAATCTGTTTTATCGCCACCATACCTTCTCTTTCTGCCAAAAGAGTCCTTTGAAAATTTTATCCAATTTTACAAGAAACCGCAAGAACGTAAGAATGTAGGCCTAGAATACGTATTTAGAACGTCTTTTCCTTTTAAGAATCCAGATGAGCAGATAATAATAGAGTACCTTGGTTACGAGGTAGGTGATTGGGAGTGTAAAAAGTGTGGTTATAAGTCTAGTACGGACAAATCCTTCCTGGCTGGCTATGGTGTAAACTGCCCTAAGTGTGGTGCTAAGCTTATATACAGAGAAAAGCATACACCCGAAGAGTGTAAGGTAAAAGGTTTTACCTACAGCATACCTCTAAGAGTTTTGGTTAGGTTGAGAACTAAAACCAAAAAGGGAGAAAGAGTAGGAGAGCCCGTAAAGATATCCTTCGGTGAGATTCCTCTTATGACGCCGACTGGATCATTCATAATAAACGGGAGTGAAAGGGTAGTTGTTAACCAGCTTATCAGAACTCCAGGTGTCTTCTTTGAAGAAAAGGATGAAAGACAAAGAGAAAGCACCGTAGTAAGGTTACTATACAGAGCCAGCATAATATCTGACAAGGGCTCAAGGATAGAGTTTGAAATATCAAGCACTTCAGACATACTTGCAGCCAGGATAGACAAGAAGAAACTGGCCGGCGGAACTTACATACTAAGAGCCTTTGGCCTTGAAACAGCCTATGACATTCTCAGATACTTCTACCCTCAAACAAAGAAGCTATTTGTAAAAGGCGGATCCATCTTTGATGCTACTACAGGTGAAGAATACTCTCTGGATGACCTGTCTAACCACTACATTTTTGCCTTACTAAGGTATCATGCCTCCATAGAATCTAAGAAAACAGAGGAAGAAGTTATAGAAGAGAGATACATAGAAGACATAGGTCAACTTGATCGGATATTGAAGGACGAACGTATAAAGATAGATATGCTAGCTATAGTTCCCAAAGAAGCCGTAGCTCAAAGTAAGTACGGAAGGATAATCCTAGAAACACTTATAGCAGAAACCCTTAAGAGAGATCATACAAGTCAGATGGTCATAGAGTCCAAGTACACCCTCAGGGACATAGCTCTAGTGGATATCTATAAAAAGGTAAGGTCCATAGAACCTACCGTTATGGACCAGGAAAGCCTAATTCAAAGGGCAAGGTCTTACTTTGAACTTTACTTTAGAGACTTAACCAGATACGACCTTTCTGGTGTAGGAAGGGTTAAGATAAACGCAAAGGTACATAAGGTTCCAAAGGTCCTAAAACCTACAGACATAGACTTGCTCAATGAACTACCTCCCCTCGCTCTGGATGAAGATGTAGACAACTACACGAAGGGCACCCTTTTAACAAGGGAGATTCTAGAGGATATCTTCAAAAGCAGGAGTGAAGTTAAAGTAAAGGAACATACAGAAGGAGAGTCAAGACTTTTACAACCCATAGATCTAATAAACATCATAAAGTACCTTATTGACGTCCGTTATGGAAGGGAGAAGAAGGATGACGTGGCTCACTTAGGTAACAGAAGAGTGCGCGCCATAGGAGAACTCCTAGAAAACCAAGCTAGGATAGGCATAGCTCGTATGGAGAAGTTCTTCAGAGATAGGTGTACTACAGTAAACCCAGATGACCCTAACCTCAGGCCGCAGGATCTTCTAAACCCCAGGTACCTCACAAGTACCATATACGAATTCCTCAAGGGTGGACAGTTGTCCCAGTATTTGGACAATACAAACCCTCTGTCTTCTCTAACGCATAAGAGAAGACTTTCAGCTTTAGGACCCGGAGGACTAACGAGAGAGAGTGCAAAGTTTGAGATAAGGGACGTCCATCCATCCCACTATGGAAGGATATGCCCCATAGAGACGCCAGAAGGTCAAAATATAGGACTTGTTACTTCCCTGACAGTTTACGCAAGGGTAAACGAGCTTGGCTTTATAACCACACCATACAGGAAGGTTGTAAACGGAAAGGTTACAGATCAGATAGAGTACCTTGCAGCTTACGAGGAAGAGAACTACGTAATAGCCCAGTACACACCTACAGACCAAGAGGGTAGATTGCTTGCAGACAGAGTATACGCACGTTACAAGAACGATATACAGATAGTAAAACCTGACAAGGTCCAGTATATGGATGTATCTCCAAAGCAGGTGGTGTCCGTCTCAGCTTCACTCATACCCTTCTTGGAACACGACGATGCTAACAGAGCCTTGATGGGTTCGAACATGCAAAGGCAAGCTGTACCTCTCATATTTACCTCCTCTCCCATAGTAGGTACGGGTATGGAGAGTAAGGTAGCTCGTGACAGTGAAGCAGTTGTAGTAGCTAGGAGAGGAGGAGTAGTAGAAGAGGTAGACAGCAGCAAGATAGTCATAAGGGTAAACCCAGAGGAGATAGATCTAAACGATCCCACAGATGTTGGCATAGACGTTTATAAGCTTGTAAAGTTTGAAAGGACCAATCAAAACACGTGTATAAATCAAAGACCGCTGGTTTACAGAGGTCAAAGAGTAAAGGCAGGAGAGCTAATAGCCGATGGTCAGTCAACTTATAAAGGTGAGCTTGCTCTAGGTAAGGACGTGCTGGTGGCCTTTATGCCATGGAGAGGTTACAACTTCGAAGATGCCATAGTCATCTCCGAAAGGCTTGTCAAGGATGATGTGTACACCTCCATACACATAGAGGAGTTGGAAGTAGAGGTAAGGGAAACGAAGCTCGGTGCTGAGGAGATAACAAGGCATATCCCCGGTGTTCACGAAAGATTCCTGGCACATCTCGACGAGTTTGGCATAGTTAAGATAGGAACATATGTAAAGCCCGGTGATATCCTCGTAGGAAAGGTAACACCTCAATCAGAACAACAGCTTACCCCTGAGGAAAAGTTACTGCAAGCCATCTTTGGAGAAAAGGCAAGGGATGTAAAAGACACCTCTTTGAGATGTCCTCCAGGCATTGAAGGAACGGTTGTAGACGTACGTATATTCATCAGAAACGAAGGACCAAAGAAGAGCCCACTCGCAGAGCTCGTAGAGCGAGAAGAAAAGGAAAAGTTAAGAAAAGAGATGGAAACCAAAAAGAGGATCATAGTGGAAGGTAGAGACCAAACAGTAAAGGAACTCCTGCTGGGTAAGAAGCTTGAGAAGGATGTCACCATAAAGCGTAAGACTTACAAGGCTGGTACTGTTATAGACGAAAAGTTCCTAAACGATAACCTAAACCACATAATCACTAAACCGGATAACTTCTTTGAAGATGAAAAGCTTGTAAAACTCATAGAGGAGCTAAGAGAAAGAACAAAGATCCAGGTAGAAACCATAGAAGCTATCTACAAGGAAAAGATAGAAAACGTAGGAAAGCGTACGGATCTTCCATCGGGAGTGTTAGCTCTGGTCAAAGTTTACATAGCCCAGAAGAGAAAGATAAAGGTTGGAGACAAGATGGCAGGTCGTCACGGAAACAAAGGTGTCATATCAGTAGTCTTACCCGTGGAGGACATGCCCTTCCTTGAAGATGGTACACCTGTGGATATAGTACTCAACCCTCTTGGTGTTCCATCCCGTATGAACGTAGGTCAAATACTTGAAACACACCTTGGGTGGGCTGCCAAAGAACTAGGCAAGAAAGTGGGTAAACTCCTTGAAGAGGCAAGAACTAGAGAAGAGATAACCAAATACCTGATGGAGATCTACTCAGTGGGTAAAGGTAACGCAGAAGAGCTCAAGAAGTACCTTGACGATCTCTCAGAGGAAGAATTCAGAGAGCTCATAAAAGAATACGCAGAAAGAGGAATACCCATGGCCACTCCCGTTTTTGAAGGAGCTACAGAAGAAGACGTTAAAACACTCTTAAAAATGGCAGGACTTCCTGAAGACGGTAAGACGGTCCTGTACGATGGGCTTACTGGTGAACCTTTTGACATGAAGGTGACAGTTGGATATATGCACATGCTCAAACTCATCCATATGGTAGATGACAAGATACACGCAAGGAGCACTGGCCCTTACTCCTTGGTCACGCAACAACCTCTGGGTGGAAGAGCCCAGTTTGGTGGTCAAAGGCTTGGAGAGATGGAAGTTTGGGCCTTGGAAGCACACGGTGCTGCCTACACACTACAGGAGATGCTCACCGTAAAGTCAGACGACATAGAAGGAAGGACAAAGGTTTACGACTCTATCATCAAAGGAAAATACCACTATACTCCAGGTATACCAGAGTCCTTCAGAGTACTTGTGAGAGAACTTAAAGCCTTAGCCCTTAATGTAGTTTGTGAAAATGGCGAAAAGAAGCCTTGTGATCAAGTAGAGATAGAAGAGGAGGATAAAACATGA
- the rplL gene encoding 50S ribosomal protein L7/L12, translated as MATLSIDEIVEAIGNMTLLEIAELVKKLEEKFGVSASAVMAAPVAVAGAGAPAAAPAEEKTEFDVILKSAGANKINVIKVVREITGLGLKEAKDLVESAPKPIKEGVSKEEAEQIKKKLEEAGAEVEIK; from the coding sequence ATGGCAACGCTGAGCATTGACGAGATCGTAGAAGCCATAGGCAACATGACCCTTTTGGAGATCGCCGAGCTTGTCAAGAAGCTTGAAGAAAAGTTCGGCGTCTCTGCTTCTGCAGTCATGGCAGCGCCCGTAGCTGTTGCAGGAGCTGGAGCACCTGCTGCAGCACCAGCTGAAGAAAAGACTGAGTTTGATGTAATACTCAAGAGTGCAGGTGCCAACAAGATAAACGTCATCAAGGTGGTAAGGGAGATAACCGGTCTTGGTCTAAAGGAAGCCAAGGATCTTGTAGAAAGCGCTCCCAAACCTATAAAGGAGGGTGTATCCAAGGAGGAAGCAGAACAGATAAAGAAGAAACTCGAGGAAGCTGGTGCAGAAGTAGAAATAAAGTAA
- the rplJ gene encoding 50S ribosomal protein L10 yields MRRSWEIKGKLIESYKERINRAKLVIFFDFTKVDAYPLSKLRLDIKDLGGEIVVGKNTLFYRAFMDTVIADHREVLVGPTALVFAYQDPAAVAKKIFEFSKELNKDNPLARIRGGYMEGRFLKPSDVQMIAELPPKEVLVAKLMGALQAPLINFILALKSAPQKLVLTLKAIEDKKSQT; encoded by the coding sequence ATGAGAAGGAGTTGGGAAATAAAAGGAAAGCTCATAGAGTCCTACAAAGAGAGGATAAACAGGGCAAAGCTTGTCATCTTCTTTGACTTTACCAAGGTAGATGCCTATCCTCTCAGTAAGCTTAGGCTTGACATAAAAGATCTTGGTGGTGAGATAGTTGTAGGTAAGAATACCCTGTTTTACAGAGCCTTTATGGACACGGTTATAGCAGATCATAGGGAGGTGCTTGTAGGTCCTACAGCTTTAGTTTTTGCCTACCAAGACCCAGCAGCTGTAGCTAAGAAGATCTTTGAATTTTCAAAAGAACTCAACAAAGACAATCCACTGGCTAGGATACGCGGTGGTTATATGGAGGGTAGATTCCTAAAGCCCTCCGATGTGCAGATGATAGCAGAGCTCCCTCCAAAGGAGGTACTCGTAGCAAAGCTTATGGGTGCACTCCAGGCTCCTCTGATAAACTTTATACTTGCTTTGAAGAGTGCACCACAAAAACTTGTACTCACTTTGAAAGCCATAGAAGATAAAAAATCTCAAACTTAA
- the rplA gene encoding 50S ribosomal protein L1, with the protein MKRSKRYQKMLSLYDKDKAYTVEEAVSILKKMHEVAGPKFDQTVELAFRLGVDPKYADQMVRGSVVLPHGLGKPIKVLVFAEGEAQKIAQEAGADYVGGEDLINKILKEEWVDYDVVIATPEIMPKVAKLGRILGPRGLMPNPKTGTVTTNIKQAVEEAKKGRVEFKVDKTGNVHVPVGKISFDEKKLIDNIYAVIDAVVKARPPGVKGQYIKNITLSATMSPGIKIDIPSTLRRLQELVA; encoded by the coding sequence ATGAAGAGGAGCAAAAGATATCAAAAAATGTTATCCTTGTACGATAAGGACAAGGCTTACACGGTAGAAGAAGCTGTAAGTATATTGAAGAAAATGCACGAAGTAGCTGGTCCCAAATTTGACCAAACGGTGGAGCTAGCATTCAGACTAGGTGTGGATCCCAAGTATGCCGACCAGATGGTAAGGGGTTCTGTTGTCCTTCCTCATGGCCTAGGTAAACCTATAAAGGTTCTTGTATTTGCAGAAGGCGAAGCTCAGAAGATAGCTCAGGAAGCTGGTGCAGATTACGTAGGTGGTGAAGATCTCATAAACAAGATACTAAAAGAAGAATGGGTTGATTATGACGTAGTTATCGCTACGCCCGAGATAATGCCCAAAGTAGCCAAGCTAGGTAGGATACTAGGTCCTAGAGGTCTCATGCCAAACCCAAAGACGGGAACTGTGACTACTAACATAAAGCAAGCTGTAGAGGAAGCAAAGAAGGGTAGGGTAGAGTTTAAGGTGGATAAGACTGGTAATGTGCATGTGCCTGTAGGAAAGATTTCCTTTGACGAAAAGAAGCTTATAGATAACATATACGCAGTTATAGATGCTGTCGTAAAGGCAAGACCGCCTGGAGTAAAAGGACAGTACATAAAGAACATCACCCTCAGCGCCACAATGAGCCCAGGTATAAAGATAGATATACCATCGACGCTTAGAAGGCTTCAAGAACTGGTAGCATAA
- the rplK gene encoding 50S ribosomal protein L11 — protein sequence MAKKVTAVVELMLPAQQATPAPPVGPALGQHGVNIMEFVKQFNAASKDYEPGTILPVVITIYSDRSFSFIMKTPPVSYLLKKAAKVKSGSGDPKKQKVGKITLQQLREIAMIKLKDMNTRDINAAMRQIAGTARSMGIEIEGYKE from the coding sequence ATGGCTAAGAAAGTTACAGCTGTGGTTGAATTGATGCTTCCTGCACAGCAAGCAACGCCGGCACCTCCCGTAGGTCCGGCCCTTGGTCAACATGGTGTTAATATAATGGAGTTTGTCAAACAGTTTAATGCAGCTAGCAAGGATTACGAACCTGGTACAATACTCCCTGTCGTGATAACCATATACTCAGACAGAAGCTTCTCTTTCATAATGAAAACTCCCCCTGTTTCGTACCTACTCAAAAAGGCAGCAAAAGTAAAAAGTGGCTCTGGAGATCCTAAAAAGCAAAAAGTGGGCAAGATAACCCTTCAACAGCTTAGGGAGATAGCCATGATAAAGCTTAAGGATATGAACACCAGAGACATAAACGCCGCCATGAGGCAGATAGCTGGCACAGCAAGAAGCATGGGTATAGAGATAGAAGGTTATAAGGAGTAA
- the nusG gene encoding transcription termination/antitermination protein NusG, with protein sequence MDEAKWYALQTEAGKEVVAKENLLKVLALEELEDLVEEVVVPAEERVVIKAGGKEKYRLSLHGNNRDISVLGRKGVTTFRIENGTVRVIEAPEGDTCIEAPPISKPGQKIVCKENKVEAKIILDSKMFPGYILIKAKMNDKLLRVIEKTPHIYRPVLVGGRIAPIEEKEVERILNFVKKGVKPTKVPFEKGDQVRVIEGPFMNFTGTVEEVNPQKEKLTVLISIFGRLTPVELDFSQVERL encoded by the coding sequence ATGGACGAGGCAAAGTGGTACGCCTTACAAACAGAAGCAGGTAAAGAAGTAGTTGCCAAAGAAAACCTCCTAAAGGTTCTAGCTTTAGAAGAGCTAGAGGACCTTGTAGAGGAAGTGGTAGTCCCAGCAGAGGAAAGAGTAGTCATAAAGGCTGGGGGTAAAGAAAAGTACAGACTGTCTTTGCACGGCAACAATAGAGACATAAGCGTACTCGGCAGAAAAGGCGTTACCACCTTTAGAATAGAAAACGGCACAGTCAGAGTGATAGAGGCACCGGAGGGTGATACATGCATAGAAGCACCACCCATATCCAAACCTGGTCAAAAGATAGTATGTAAAGAGAACAAAGTAGAAGCAAAGATAATACTAGATTCTAAGATGTTTCCCGGATACATACTGATAAAGGCAAAGATGAACGACAAGCTGCTTAGAGTCATAGAGAAGACACCGCATATATACAGGCCAGTGCTGGTGGGTGGAAGAATCGCACCCATAGAGGAGAAGGAAGTAGAGAGGATACTCAACTTTGTAAAGAAGGGAGTCAAGCCCACCAAGGTACCCTTTGAAAAAGGCGATCAGGTAAGAGTTATAGAAGGCCCATTTATGAACTTTACAGGAACTGTAGAAGAGGTAAATCCACAAAAAGAAAAGCTTACAGTGTTGATAAGCATATTTGGAAGGCTAACGCCTGTAGAACTTGACTTTTCCCAAGTTGAGAGGTTGTAA
- the secE gene encoding preprotein translocase subunit SecE: protein MEKIKKFLSEVKQELRRVSWPDRDLALKATFGVIMFSLAIGLYLWVVDLILVRLVHMLLTLRGG from the coding sequence ATGGAAAAGATAAAAAAGTTTCTGAGTGAAGTAAAGCAGGAACTTAGGAGAGTTAGCTGGCCTGATAGAGACTTGGCTCTAAAGGCCACTTTTGGTGTTATAATGTTCTCTTTAGCTATAGGATTGTACTTGTGGGTTGTGGACCTTATCCTTGTTAGGTTGGTACACATGCTTTTGACTTTGAGGGGTGGCTGA
- the rpmG gene encoding 50S ribosomal protein L33, producing MAAKAREVIVLACTECKRRNYSTTKNKKKHTQRLELRKYCKWCKKHTLHREVK from the coding sequence ATGGCTGCAAAGGCAAGGGAAGTTATAGTTTTAGCATGTACGGAGTGTAAGAGGAGGAACTACTCCACTACCAAGAACAAGAAAAAGCACACCCAGAGGTTGGAGCTTAGGAAGTATTGCAAATGGTGCAAAAAGCATACATTACATAGAGAGGTCAAGTAG
- the tuf gene encoding elongation factor Tu, which translates to MAKEKFVREKEHVNVGTIGHVDHGKSTLTSAITCVLAAGIMPGGKAKCYKYEEIDKAPEERERGITINITHVEYETPKRHYAHVDCPGHADYIKNMITGAAQMDGAILVVSAADGPMPQTREHVLLARQVNVPYIVVFMNKCDMVDDPELLDLVELEVRELLSKYEYPGDEVPVIRGSALGALQELEAGKPDKWCNAIVELLNALDEYIPTPQRDVDKPFLMPIEDVFSISGRGTVVTGRVERGVLRPGDEVEIVGLREEPLKTVATSIEMFRKVLDEALPGDNVGVLLRGVGKDDVERGQVLAKPGTVKPHKRFRAQVYVLSKEEGGRHTPFFVNYRPQFYFRTADVTGTVVKLPEGQEMVMPGDNVELEIELIKPVAMEEGLRFAIREGGRTVGAGVVTKILD; encoded by the coding sequence ATGGCGAAGGAGAAGTTTGTAAGAGAGAAAGAACACGTAAACGTGGGGACCATAGGGCACGTGGACCATGGAAAGTCCACCCTTACATCTGCCATAACATGCGTGCTTGCAGCTGGCATAATGCCAGGCGGCAAAGCTAAATGCTACAAATACGAAGAGATCGACAAAGCACCAGAAGAAAGAGAAAGAGGTATAACCATAAACATCACACACGTAGAGTACGAAACTCCTAAAAGACACTACGCCCACGTAGACTGCCCAGGCCACGCAGACTACATAAAGAACATGATCACAGGCGCAGCTCAGATGGATGGAGCTATACTCGTCGTATCAGCAGCAGATGGCCCCATGCCCCAAACAAGAGAACACGTCCTCCTTGCAAGACAAGTTAACGTCCCATACATAGTAGTCTTCATGAACAAGTGTGATATGGTAGATGACCCAGAACTCCTTGACCTTGTAGAGCTAGAAGTTAGAGAACTTCTGTCTAAGTATGAGTATCCTGGAGATGAAGTACCTGTGATAAGGGGTTCTGCTCTGGGAGCACTTCAAGAGCTTGAGGCTGGAAAGCCAGACAAATGGTGCAACGCTATAGTAGAACTTCTGAATGCCCTTGACGAGTACATACCCACACCTCAGAGGGATGTGGACAAACCTTTCCTCATGCCTATAGAGGACGTCTTTAGCATATCTGGGCGTGGAACAGTGGTTACTGGAAGGGTCGAGAGAGGTGTACTAAGACCTGGTGATGAAGTTGAGATAGTAGGTCTTAGGGAAGAACCTCTGAAGACAGTGGCCACTTCTATAGAGATGTTCAGGAAGGTGCTTGATGAGGCTTTACCTGGTGACAACGTAGGAGTGCTGTTGAGGGGAGTAGGTAAGGACGATGTGGAGAGGGGACAGGTGTTGGCAAAGCCTGGTACGGTGAAACCTCACAAGAGGTTCAGGGCACAGGTGTACGTGCTTTCCAAGGAAGAGGGAGGAAGGCATACACCTTTCTTTGTGAACTACAGGCCACAGTTTTACTTTAGGACTGCGGACGTTACTGGTACAGTGGTTAAGCTTCCAGAGGGTCAGGAGATGGTAATGCCTGGTGACAATGTGGAACTTGAGATAGAGCTTATAAAGCCTGTGGCTATGGAAGAAGGTCTTAGGTTTGCTATAAGAGAAGGTGGTAGAACTGTAGGCGCAGGCGTGGTCACCAAAATACTTGACTAA
- the ftsY gene encoding signal recognition particle-docking protein FtsY — MLFWKKSEEERKAEEGDKTAILSLIEKGKVKKAIQILEKFKDNPQLRPILFDLYLKEGKYYYAYQLLEGYDPNLGTAKERALVYAKAGQYKKAVEEYLKVGDFESLIHAGDLLYSMGEKEKALEVYQRALKLAPLLERQTLEEKIQKVKVDLGLVEVKKESFIDKLKKGLKKTKEAVEFGLLFRGRKVDEELFEELEERLIRADIGVKLTVKIVEELRKEAIRRNIKQAEELKDLLKGMLISYIKDCKGEIKQKDELVVYLFLGVNGSGKTTTIGKLAYRFVKEGKKTLLCAADTFRAAAIEQLEVWAQRSGADIVKKQEGSDPAAVVYEGLQKAVSEGYQRVLIDTAGRLHTKEPLIKELRKIKQTILRFVSEEDVETLLVLDATIGQNSISQAKVFKEAVDISGIILTKLDGTSKGGTVVPICQELKIPIKLLGLGEGLEDLQPFEPEAFVEELLS; from the coding sequence ATGCTCTTTTGGAAAAAGTCAGAGGAGGAAAGAAAGGCAGAGGAAGGAGACAAGACTGCCATCCTTTCCCTCATAGAGAAAGGCAAGGTAAAGAAGGCTATACAGATACTTGAAAAGTTTAAAGACAACCCTCAATTAAGACCTATCCTGTTTGACCTCTACTTGAAGGAAGGTAAGTATTACTATGCCTATCAACTATTGGAGGGTTATGACCCGAACTTAGGGACAGCAAAGGAGAGGGCTTTAGTCTATGCAAAGGCAGGCCAATATAAAAAGGCTGTAGAAGAGTATCTCAAGGTAGGAGATTTTGAAAGCCTTATTCATGCGGGTGATCTTCTCTACAGTATGGGAGAAAAGGAAAAAGCTCTTGAAGTATATCAAAGAGCGCTCAAACTAGCTCCACTTTTGGAAAGGCAAACCCTAGAGGAAAAGATACAGAAGGTCAAGGTGGATCTTGGTCTGGTTGAAGTAAAAAAAGAAAGCTTTATAGACAAGCTTAAAAAAGGTCTCAAGAAGACAAAGGAGGCTGTTGAGTTTGGTCTTCTCTTCAGGGGAAGGAAGGTAGATGAAGAGTTGTTTGAAGAGTTGGAAGAGAGACTTATAAGAGCAGACATAGGAGTCAAGTTGACGGTTAAGATAGTGGAGGAACTAAGAAAAGAAGCTATAAGGAGAAACATAAAACAAGCTGAAGAGTTAAAGGATCTTCTGAAAGGCATGCTCATATCGTACATAAAGGACTGTAAAGGTGAGATAAAACAGAAAGATGAACTTGTAGTTTACCTCTTTTTAGGCGTAAACGGTTCTGGAAAGACTACTACTATAGGAAAGCTTGCTTACCGCTTTGTAAAGGAAGGTAAAAAAACTCTACTATGTGCGGCAGACACCTTTAGAGCTGCGGCCATAGAGCAATTAGAAGTTTGGGCACAGAGGAGCGGAGCAGACATAGTAAAAAAGCAGGAAGGTTCTGACCCTGCAGCGGTAGTTTACGAAGGTCTTCAAAAAGCTGTAAGTGAGGGTTATCAGAGGGTACTAATAGATACTGCTGGAAGATTGCATACCAAAGAACCTCTTATCAAGGAGCTCAGGAAGATAAAGCAGACAATATTGAGGTTTGTGAGTGAGGAAGATGTGGAAACACTACTGGTTCTTGATGCTACCATAGGTCAGAACTCCATATCCCAGGCAAAAGTGTTCAAAGAAGCCGTAGACATATCTGGTATAATCCTTACTAAGTTAGACGGTACATCCAAAGGGGGTACCGTAGTGCCTATCTGTCAGGAACTCAAGATCCCTATAAAGCTTTTAGGTTTAGGAGAGGGCTTAGAAGACCTTCAGCCTTTTGAACCTGAAGCCTTCGTGGAAGAACTTTTAAGCTGA